A single Calypte anna isolate BGI_N300 chromosome 5A, bCalAnn1_v1.p, whole genome shotgun sequence DNA region contains:
- the RIOX1 gene encoding ribosomal oxygenase 1 yields MAAGGGEDQRRLSALSVYRRAAGTGRLLERQRRETPLPAGRKRAKTRPRRRGAGSGGPKAEALPPTALPSRVERDKAQPKGGEARIGGSEPGTPPQTPPQTPPIAADTAGLVEPGKEPTGGPQAKRQRGPASGPASGPAGPRPASEGGSGVVRLLERLGRLEDSRQRAAELFRWLMAPVAPGEFVGRHWERAPLLVRRGDPSYYAGLFSTADFDSALRSGEVHFGTHLDVTSYAEGVRETHNPSGRALPAVVWDFYQNGCSLRLLSPQTFSHTVWHFLSMLQEHFGSMVGANTYLTPPGTQGFAPHYDDIEAFVLQLEGKKHWRVYSPRRDAEVLPQFSSPNLTQAELGEPMLETVLEAGDLLYFPRGFIHQGNCLPDAHSLHITVSSYQRNSWGDFLEKLLPAALHMALEEDVEYRRGLPMDYLRYMGVANSDAADTRRAAFVEKVQSLIKKLIDYAPIDAAVDQRAKSFLHDCLPPVLTPSEKARSVYGFPARWQDGGPCHVDIVITKDTEVRLLRHGIARLCNEEGGVMLYYTTENSREYHKEEPKFLEIDPEFTDSIEFLLSSYPNHVSVDTLPCETSEDKISLATLLFEKGILTTKKPLLQV; encoded by the coding sequence atggcggcgggcggcggggagGATCAGCGGCGGCTCTCGGCGCTCTCTGTGTACCGCCGGGCAGCGGGGACCGGCCGGCTGCTGGAGCGGCAGCGCCGGGAGACTCCGCTGCCCGCGGGACGCAAAAGGGCTAAAACGCGGCCGAGGCGCCGCGGGGCGGGAAGCGGGGGACCAAAGGCGGAGGCTCTGCCGCCGACCGCCCTTCCAAGCCGCGTGGAGAGGGACAAGGCGCAGCCGAAGGGCGGCGAGGCGAGAATCGGAGGTTCGGAGCCGGGGACTCCGCCGCAGACACCGCCGCAGACACCGCCGATCGCCGCAGACACCGCCGGCCTCGTGGAGCCGGGCAAGGAGCCGACCGGCGGCCCACAAGCGAAGCGGCAGCGCGGCCCCGCGTCCGGCCCCGCGTCCGGCCCCGCCGGTCCTCGGCCGGCAAGTGAGGGCGGTAGCGGCGTAGTGAGGCTGCTGGAGCGGCTGGGGCGGCTGGAGGACAGCCGGCAGCGAGCGGCAGAGTTGTTCCGATGGCTGATGGCGCCGGTGGCACCGGGAGAGTTCGTGGGGCGGCACTGGGAACGGGCGCCGCTGCTCGTTCGGCGGGGCGACCCCAGCTACTACGCGGGTCTCTTCTCCACCGCCGACTTCGACTCCGCCCTGCGGAGCGGCGAGGTCCACTTCGGGACCCACCTGGACGTGACCAGCTACGCCGAAGGGGTGCGGGAGACGCACAACCCATCGGGCCGGGCGCTGCCCGCCGTCGTCTGGGACTTCTACCAGAACGGATGCTCCCTGCGGCTCCTCAGCCCCCAGACCTTCTCCCACACCGTCTGGCACTTCCTCTCTATGCTGCAGGAGCACTTCGGCAGCATGGTAGGGGCCAACACGTACCTCACGCCACCGGGAACGCAGGGTTTTGCCCCGCACTACGATGACATCGAGGCTTTCGTGCTGCAACTGGAGGGGAAGAAGCACTGGCGTGTCTACAGCCCACGGAGGGATGCTGAGGTGTTGCCCCAGTTCTCCAGCCCAAACCTCACTCAGGCAGAGCTTGGTGAGCCCATGCTAGAGACGGTGCTGGAGGCCGGGGACCTGCTGTACTTCCCCCGTGGCTTTATCCACCAGGGCAACTGTCTCCCTGATGCACACTCACTCCACATCACGGTGTCCTCCTATCAGAGGAACTCATGGGGAGACTTTCTGGAGAAGCTCCTCCCAGCTGCCCTGCATATGGCCTTGGAAGAGGATGTGGAGTATCGGCGAGGGCTTCCCATGGACTACCTGAGGTACATGGGGGTTGCCAACTCAGATGCAGCTGACACTCGCCGTGCGGCCTTTGTGGAGAAGGTGCAGAGCCTCATAAAGAAGCTCATCGACTATGCACCCATTGATGCTGCTGTGGATCAGAGAGCCAAGTCATTTCTTCACGACTGTCTTCCCCCGGTGCTAACGCCAAGTGAAAAGGCACGGAGTGTGTATGGCTTCCCAGCTCGGTGGCAGGATGGAGGCCCCTGCCATGTTGATATCGTGATAACAAAAGACACAGAGGTCCGTCTCCTCCGCCATGGCATCGCTAGGTTGTGTAATGAAGAAGGAGGTGTGATGCTGTATTACACAACAGAAAACTCAAGAGAGTATCACAAGGAAGAACCCAAGTTCCTTGAGATAGATCCCGAGTTTACAGATAGCATTGAATTTCTCCTGTCTTCCTATCCAAACCACGTCAGTGTAGATACCCTTCCATGTGAAACCTCAGAGGACAAGATTTCTCTAGCCACTCTCCTGTTTGAGAAGGGCATTCTGACTACAAAGAAGCCTCTCTTGCAAGTGTAa
- the LOC103539623 gene encoding acyl-coenzyme A thioesterase 5: protein MWQLGARSLCRQSCCSRQSWLPWPSHCHGPRPAAPQHRGTAWTPGMAPARSLSAVDTSIRLSPAARSLFDEPLAIAVQGLGPRQQVTLRTSLRDETGELFQAYARYQARDNGELDLARCPALPGGSFCGLEPMGLLWALQPQKQYWHLMKKDVQSPFLLQLEVFEGHGESPGRLLAQAQHERVFLRDGVRRVPVREGRIRATLFLPPGEGSFPGIIDIHGLGGGLLEHRASLMANHGFATLALAYYHYEDLPKEPTELHLEYFEEAVNYMLQHPQVKGPGVGLLGYSKGAELSLAMAAFLKNITAVASLNGPVAITTIPLCYKGKTIPSLPFDEQRTKVIDSHIFDYSELCLDPFQAPGNQSLIPLEKAEAQLLFIVGLDDHVVKSKYYATEACKLLQAQGKENFQILSYPGTGHCMEPPFFPLYSIGRHPLFHKWAVLGGERGAYSKAQVHAWPQIQAFFNKYLN from the exons ATGTGGCAGCTCGGTGCCCGCTCCCTGTGCcggcagagctgctgcagcaggcagagctggctgcccTGGCCCAGCCACTGCCATGGCCCCcgccctgcagccccacagcaccGCGGCACCGCCTGGACCCCCGGGATGGCCCCGGCCCGCAGCCTCTCCGCCGTGGACACCTCCATCCGCCTCTCGCCCGCCGCCCGCAGCCTCTTCGATGAGCCGCTGGCCATCGCCGTGCAGGGCCTGGGACCGCGGCAGCAGGTCACCCTGCGGACATCCCTGCGGGACGAGACAGGAGAGCTTTTCCAGGCCTATGCCCGCTACCAAGCGAGAGACAACGGCGAGCTGGACCTCGCCCGCTGCCCCGCGCTGCCGGGAGGCAGCTTCTGCGGGCTGGAGcccatggggctgctctgggctttGCAGCCTCAGAAGCAGTACTGGCATTTAATGAAGAAGGACGTGCAGAGCcctttcctgctgcagctggaggtgtTTGAGGGCCACGGAGAGTCCCCCGGGCGGCTCCTGGCCCAGGCGCAGCACGAGCGGGTGTTCCTGCGGGATGGGGTGCGGAGAGTCCCGGTGCGAGAGGGGAGGATCCGGGCGACGCTTTTCCTGCCCCCTG GAGAAGGCTCCTTCCCGGGGATCATTGACATACATGGACTTGGAGGAGGACTGCTTGAGCACAGAGCCAGCCTGATGGCCAATCATGGCTTTGCCACACTGGCTCTGGCTTATTATCACTATGAGGATCTGCCCAAGGAGCCAACTGAACTCCACCTGGAATATTTTGAAGAGGCAGTGAACTATATGCTGCAGCACCCACAG GTAAAGGGACCAGGAGTTGGACTGCTTGGTTACTCcaaaggagctgagctgagtCTTGCCATGGCTGCCTTTCTGAAGAACATCACTGCTGTTGCTTCCCTCAATGGCCCCGTGGCCATTACAACTATTCCTCTCTGTTACAAGGGTAAAACCATCCCCTCTTTGCCCTTTGATGAACAACGGACAAAGGTCATTGATTCCCATATTTTTGATTATTCTGAACTCTGTCTTGACCCCTTTCAAGCCCCTGGCAACCAAAGCCTGATCCCACTAGAGAAAGCTGAGGCACAGTTACTGTTCAttgttggactcgatgatcaCGTTGTTAAATCCAAGTATTATGCTACTGAAGCCTGCAAGCTTTTGCAGGCTcaagggaaggaaaattttCAGATTCTCTCCTACCCTGGAACAGGGCACTGCATGGAacctccctttttccctttgtacTCCATAGGAAGGCATCCCCTTTTTCACAAGTGGGCAGTCTTGGGTGGGGAGCGTGGGGCTTATTCTAAAGCTCAGGTTCATGCTTGGCCACAGATCCAGGCTTTTttcaacaaatatttaaattaa